Part of the bacterium genome is shown below.
TCGACAAATCTTCGTTATAAAGTGGGCGACAACCTTAATGTGGACAAGCGCGGGGCGATACTAATAAAAGATCCCAAGAAATGGCGACTCCCGAGTTTCGGCGTAACGACCAACTACATAATAGCGTTCGAGGATTACTACCTCGTTTACCCAACCAATTTCAGCGAATACGAGCGCCAGTACAGGAACTCATTCCTTCACGGTGGCATTTCTGTAGAGGAGATGATAATACCCGTTGCGACACTAACACCGAAGTAATCTTGCCTTTATGAAGCTATTAGAGTTCCTTTGAATGATTAAAAAAGCCCCCAATACAGGGGGCATTACATATTTTTATTTTTTGATGATAATTACTCAACCTCATAATCCGCGTCCATAACCTCACCTCCACCTTCACCGCCCTCTTTGGGGCCCTCGCCAGGAGGAGGTGTGGTAGGACCACTACCAGGAGGAGGTGTAGGTCCAGCACCCGGAGGTGGAGTAGGACCACCGCCGCTTTTATAAAGTTTTGCTGCTATCTCGTGCCACTTGTTCTCAAGCTCATTTAGCTTTATTCGCACTGCCGGTATATCGTCTCGTTTTATAGCATCCCTTAGGTCTTTGATTAGGTTTTCAAGCACATTCCTATCTGCAGGGTCGAGTTTCTCACCGAGTTCTTTCATTTCCTTCTCAGTGGCATATGCGAATTGGTCAGCACGATTTTTGAGCTCTATTTCCTCTTTCCTTCGGCGGTCCTCTTCTGCGAACTTTTGCGCTTCCTCGACCATACGCTTTATCTCGTCCTCCGTAAGCCCGGATGATGGTTCAATCCTTATCGATTGCTCTTTGCCTGTGGCTTTGTCCCTTGCGGTAACATGAAGAATCCCGTTGGCGTCGATGTCAAATGTTACCTCTATTTGCGGTACACCTCGTGGAGCTGGTGGGATACCCTCAAGATAGAACTTTCCGAGTGATTTGTTGTCCTTTGCGAGTGGGCGCTCACCTTGAAGAACATGTATTTCCACTGTCGTTTGATTGTCCTCTGCGGTGGTGAATATTTCGGTTTTGCGTGTTGGTATCGTCGTGTTCCTCGGTATTAGAACGGTCATAACGCCACCAAGTGTTTCCACCCCAAGTGAAAGTGGTGTAACATCGAGAAGCAGAATGTCCTTAACCTCACCAGAAAGGACACCAGCCTGAATAGCCGCACCAACTGCAACAACCTCATCAGGATTTATTCCGCGATGAGGGTCTTTTCCGAAAATTTCCTTAGCTTTTTTCTGAACAGCAGGCATTCTGGTCATTCCACCGACCAGTATTACCTCGTCTATGTCAGCAGCAGTCAGTTTTGCATCTTCGAGAGCTTTTTTGCATGGTTCCACTGTCCGCTCGAGCAGGTCTGCAGTCATTTGCTCAAGCTTTGAGCGGGTAAGAGTCATTGAAAGGTGCTTTGGGCCGGAAGCATCAGCAGTAATGAATGGAAGGTTTATCTGTGTTTCCATAACTGATGAAAGCTCTATTTTGGCACGCTCTGCTGCTTCTTTGAGACGCTGCATCGCCATGGGGTCCTTAGAGAGGTCTATACCCTGCTCCTTACGAAACTCGTCTATAAGCCAGTTTATTATCCTCTGGTCCCAGTCGTCACCGCCAAGATGAGTATCGCCGTTAGTGGACAGAACCTCGAAAACGCCCTCACCTATTTCGAGTATGGAAATGTCGAATGTTCCACCACCGAGGTCGAAAACAGCTACCTTAAGGGTTTTGCCTTTTTTGTCCAATCCATATGCAAGCGATGCGGCTGTTGGCTCGTTAAGAATGCGCTTAACCTCGAAACCGGCTATTCTTCCCGCATCTTTCGTAGCCTGCCGCTGGGAATCATTAAAGTATGCTGGAACGGTTATCACAGCTTCTTTTACAGTTTCTCCGAGGTAGGCTTCAGCATCCTGTTTCAGTTTCTGCAAAATCATTGCGGATATTTCTGGCGGGGAGAATTCCTTGTTCACAGCAGGGATGTAAACTCTTGCGTCGCCACGGGGTCCCTTTACAACTTTGTATGGAACCTGAGTTATCTCGGTCTGAACCTCATCGTAACTTCTCCCCATAAACCTCTTTATGGAAAAGACGGTATTTTCCGGGTTTGTTATTGCCTGTCTTTTGGCGGTTACGCCAACGAGCCTCTGCCCTTCTTTTGTGAAAGCGACTACAGATGGCGTTATTCTTCCACCTTCAGCGTTTGGGATTACCGTGGGCTTGCCGCCTTCCATTACAGCCATGCAGCTGTTTGTGGTTCCGAGATCTATTCCCAGAATTTTCGGCATTGCCATCACCTCCTTTTAGTTTTTTGATCTAAAAAGCTATCTAAAACCTTTTCTCAAAATCAGCCTGAAAACTTTTTTGGCGGGGGCGTGACACCCCCGCCACGAACTTTTTGTTACTCGACCTCAACGGGTATCTCTTTGGGCTTTGCGGACTCCTTCTTGGGCAGAACCACCTCAAGAACACCGTTTTTGTAAGATGCCTTTATCTTGTCCGCCTCCACATTGGTCGGGATGTAGAAGCTCCTTGAGAACGAGCCGAACACACGCTCCACACGATGGTAGTTCTCGCGCTTCTCGTCCCGCTCGATTTTCTTCTCGCCGGAAATAGTCAGAATGTTATCCGAGAGGGTAACCTTTATCTCATCCTTCTCCATTCCCGGGATGTCAGCGCGAACTATTATCTCGTCGTCGGTCTCGGCAATATCCACTCGAGGAATCCACGCTGGAGCCTCTTCTGAGCTTCTCCTTATCGGCAGCCTTTCTCCGAAAAAGTCCTCGAAGAACCTGTGAAGTTCATCGGTTATATTCATCAAGTCCTCAAATGGTCTCCATCTTACCAGTGCCATTTTATCACCTCCTTTCTAAAGGTGTTTTTTTATTTTCTCACCTGAATTGAAGCAACAATCGTGCCAATTGGATAAAGCCCTATTTGTGAGGTTTAGGTAAGGATGAGAAAGGAGTTGGGGTGACAATTTTGTCACTATTTGTCACTAATGAGACAGATTTTGTGCAAGGAATGGCATAATTTAACATACATAATTTTCAGCTATTTTGAAATTTGACAAGGACAGATATTGAGCTGGCGGGCAATTGGACTTAGTTTGTTGAACTTGTCGTAGGACATTCATTAATGATTCGGACAATTTTGGGTTCTACTCACCTTTCCTCCAGCCAATTTTCAAGATAATTTTTTAGGTTTTCAACAAAGTTTTCGGCTGCTTTTAATGTCTCTCGAGCTTCTTTTTCAGTAATGGTAAAGCCTATTCCGTAGTCTCCGATTAGCCTTTTGTCATAAGCTTCATTGAGTACTTTTCCTGCTTCTCTATTGAAAATTCCAGTTTTTACAAAGTGTTCGCCAAATAAAGTTATTACTCCTTTATGAGAAGAAGCGGTTAAATTTTTTGTGAGAAGTATTGCCTCTGTCATGAAAAACATTGCATAATAGCATCTTGAAACACAGGAATCATAATCCCCAATATCCAATGAATGTTTGGCAGTAATCAGAAATTTTTCCGCTTTTTCCACAAAATCTTTTATCTCCTTCATACATTGACTCCATCTTTTTTCACATTTCGCATAAACGGGTAGTTATAATTCTCAAAAAAGCTTTTTGGAAGGACAACAACTGATATGAATTCTTTATCCTCGAGCAGGATATCGAACAAAAGATTACTTAGACTTCTCCTCACATCGAAAGGATCTATTGAGTCATCAACTAATACGACTACATCGATGTCTGAGTGTTTTGTAGCACTTCCTCGTGCTTGAGAACCGTACAAAATGACATTTTTGACTTTATCTCCATATTCTTGTAATAAATAATTTTTTATACGATTTACCAATTTGGTTATCTTTTTATCCATATTTTTAGCTTCTTTTTCTTTATAAAATTTTGTATTAGCTGATGTCCTTTACAAATAATTTATTTATAGATAGTCTAAAAATCAAACTCATCTTTAAAAATTTCTCTATAACATGAGCTTATCAAGGATTACTGCTTTTTCTATAATAATCGATTATCTTCCTTAAGCAGCTTATTTAGTCAGTATTATTCTCTAAATTCTTTCAACGCAGCTTTTAGCTTATCTATCACCCGAACAGGCTTGGGGTCTTCCTTGTTGAGCATTGCGAGGTAATAACTCGTGAAGTCGCCCAGTTGAATAAGCAAGAACATTCTTGCCAAAAATGGTGCATCCTTTATCGGCGGTTCAAGGAATATTGGTTCAACGCCAAGCGAGCGCATCACATCAGCAACGAAATTAGCTCTGAATCGGTTGCGAGGATGGTCCTCAGGGTCGAGTAAGATGATGGGCTTTAACTCGTCGCCAAGTTTGAATAGGTATCGCCACCCGACGAGTTCGTTGTGGTTCATCTCTGGGATGACTGCAGAATAAGCAAGCATTTTCGCGTTTTCATTGATTTGACCGCGGAACCTTGTGGCAACCGCTTCCAGCCGCAGCGTTGAGTAAATAAGCGGAAGTTTCCCGTGAAGCTTTCTCGCAAGTTTTTTGGCATCATTCATATCCTCTGGGATATCGCGAAAAAGGCGTTTGGCACCCTCGTGGAGAAGCGAAGTAGTCTTGTTTAGCTCTTCCTCGTGAGATGGCAGGAAACCCCACAGCTCAAAAAGGGTTAGAAGCGGTGCAAAAGAATATCCAAGCGCAGCCCGCGGCGGTAAACCTTGTGGAATCCTTACTATCCCAAAACCCCATTCAGAGGCCTTTCTTTCAAGTTCGCCATCGCTTGATATGGCGAACAACATCGCACCAACAGACCGTGCTTCATCAAGTGCGGCAAGCGTTTCCTCTGTGTTGCCAGAATAGGACGACAAAATCACAAGCGTTTTTTCGTCAACGAATGCGGGCAATTTGTAATCGCGGTTAACATACATGGGGACGCGAAGACGATAAAGCGCATAGCATCTGAGAAGGTCAGCCCCTATAGCTGAGCCACCCATGCCCGCAACGACTATCCTCTCCACAGATGATGGGTCGATAAGGTTGTAATCGCTCGTTTCGGCAAGTTCACGCCCTTTGGGAAGCTGCTCGAAAAAGTTGAAAATAAGCTCGTGCATGTTCTCAGGGTCGTATTTTGAGTATGTTTTTGGGTCGTCAAGCATATTGCCTCCCTTTACTTATTTTAAGCTATCCGTTTTTTCTACTCCTTAACTTTTGCTCTTACATGCTTCTCAAGCCTTTCGAGTTGCTCCTTTGAGTTGACGCCAGCTACCTCCCAAACATCTTCCGCAGGTAATGCAGAAATTTTATAACCCCGACCACGCAGAAGATGTATAACATCGGTCAGGTAGTATTCCCGTTGCGCATTGTCAGCAGAAACGAGATTGATAACCTCGCGAAGTGGCTTGAGGTTGAACACATAAGTTCCCGTATTTATCTCCTTTATTTTTCGCTGGGCATCGGTGGCATCTTTAAACTCTACTATTTTCTCAACATCTCCGTCTTTTGTGCGAACTATCCTACCGTATTGCGCGGGGTCTTCGAGAACTGCGGTAAGAATTGTTGCGGCAGCATTTGTATTTTCGTGATGGTCGACAAGTTTCTTAATTGTCTTTGCAGTAAGAAGCGGCACATCACCGCAGAGGACAATTAAAAGCCCATCATCGGGAAGCTTCGGAAGTGCACGCTTAACCGCATCCGCGGTCCCCAGAAGTTCGGTTTGGATTACAGTTGTTATTTTAGTGCTGTCTTTGCGAGATTTGATGTATTTTTCGACCAGCTCTCGTTTGAATCCAATCACAACTATTGTTTTTTCGGGTGAGAGCGATGAAGCTGTGTCCAAAACCCAGCCGAGAAGCGGCTTTCCCGCGAGTTCGTGCAATACCTTCGGAATGTCTGACTTCATCCTTTTCCCTTTGCCTGCTGCAAGAATAACCACATTCATTTGTGCCTCCACTAAACTTTGATTATAGCGCTATTCAAGTTTCCCCACCACTTTTTCAACCTCTTCGAGTATTTCGCAAGATTTAACGAGCTGCTTCATCTTATTATGGTCAATGTAAAGCGGTCTATCCTCCTCAAGAAATGGCACATGGCGTCGTATCACCTCTTTAGCTTTGGCAACGCCTTTTCCGGGCTTAAAGTCGCGGAGGTCAAGCGCCTGGGCTGCTGCCATAAATTCAATACCAAGAACTCCATATGCATTATCGAGAATTGTTTCGTTCTTAAGTGCTGTATTAAGTCCCATTGACACGAAATCTTCCTGG
Proteins encoded:
- the dnaK gene encoding molecular chaperone DnaK; translated protein: MPKILGIDLGTTNSCMAVMEGGKPTVIPNAEGGRITPSVVAFTKEGQRLVGVTAKRQAITNPENTVFSIKRFMGRSYDEVQTEITQVPYKVVKGPRGDARVYIPAVNKEFSPPEISAMILQKLKQDAEAYLGETVKEAVITVPAYFNDSQRQATKDAGRIAGFEVKRILNEPTAASLAYGLDKKGKTLKVAVFDLGGGTFDISILEIGEGVFEVLSTNGDTHLGGDDWDQRIINWLIDEFRKEQGIDLSKDPMAMQRLKEAAERAKIELSSVMETQINLPFITADASGPKHLSMTLTRSKLEQMTADLLERTVEPCKKALEDAKLTAADIDEVILVGGMTRMPAVQKKAKEIFGKDPHRGINPDEVVAVGAAIQAGVLSGEVKDILLLDVTPLSLGVETLGGVMTVLIPRNTTIPTRKTEIFTTAEDNQTTVEIHVLQGERPLAKDNKSLGKFYLEGIPPAPRGVPQIEVTFDIDANGILHVTARDKATGKEQSIRIEPSSGLTEDEIKRMVEEAQKFAEEDRRRKEEIELKNRADQFAYATEKEMKELGEKLDPADRNVLENLIKDLRDAIKRDDIPAVRIKLNELENKWHEIAAKLYKSGGGPTPPPGAGPTPPPGSGPTTPPPGEGPKEGGEGGGEVMDADYEVE
- a CDS encoding Hsp20/alpha crystallin family protein, with the translated sequence MALVRWRPFEDLMNITDELHRFFEDFFGERLPIRRSSEEAPAWIPRVDIAETDDEIIVRADIPGMEKDEIKVTLSDNILTISGEKKIERDEKRENYHRVERVFGSFSRSFYIPTNVEADKIKASYKNGVLEVVLPKKESAKPKEIPVEVE
- a CDS encoding HEPN domain-containing protein; its protein translation is MKEIKDFVEKAEKFLITAKHSLDIGDYDSCVSRCYYAMFFMTEAILLTKNLTASSHKGVITLFGEHFVKTGIFNREAGKVLNEAYDKRLIGDYGIGFTITEKEARETLKAAENFVENLKNYLENWLEER
- a CDS encoding nucleotidyltransferase domain-containing protein, whose product is MDKKITKLVNRIKNYLLQEYGDKVKNVILYGSQARGSATKHSDIDVVVLVDDSIDPFDVRRSLSNLLFDILLEDKEFISVVVLPKSFFENYNYPFMRNVKKDGVNV
- a CDS encoding bifunctional phosphoglucose/phosphomannose isomerase, with translation MLDDPKTYSKYDPENMHELIFNFFEQLPKGRELAETSDYNLIDPSSVERIVVAGMGGSAIGADLLRCYALYRLRVPMYVNRDYKLPAFVDEKTLVILSSYSGNTEETLAALDEARSVGAMLFAISSDGELERKASEWGFGIVRIPQGLPPRAALGYSFAPLLTLFELWGFLPSHEEELNKTTSLLHEGAKRLFRDIPEDMNDAKKLARKLHGKLPLIYSTLRLEAVATRFRGQINENAKMLAYSAVIPEMNHNELVGWRYLFKLGDELKPIILLDPEDHPRNRFRANFVADVMRSLGVEPIFLEPPIKDAPFLARMFLLIQLGDFTSYYLAMLNKEDPKPVRVIDKLKAALKEFRE
- a CDS encoding NTP transferase domain-containing protein is translated as MNVVILAAGKGKRMKSDIPKVLHELAGKPLLGWVLDTASSLSPEKTIVVIGFKRELVEKYIKSRKDSTKITTVIQTELLGTADAVKRALPKLPDDGLLIVLCGDVPLLTAKTIKKLVDHHENTNAAATILTAVLEDPAQYGRIVRTKDGDVEKIVEFKDATDAQRKIKEINTGTYVFNLKPLREVINLVSADNAQREYYLTDVIHLLRGRGYKISALPAEDVWEVAGVNSKEQLERLEKHVRAKVKE